The window CGGCTTCCGACGACGGGACCGACGGGCAGACCGACGCCGACGACCGGGCGGTCGCCGAACCGGAGTCGGACGCCGGATCCGAAACTGCCGCCAGCCGAGCGTCGGCTTCCGATCAGGCGACGCCGCGCTCGGTGACGCGAGCGCGCCGCGACGCCGCCCTGCTGGACGCCATTCTCGAGGCGATTCCGGTCCACCTGTACGTCAAGGACGACGACGCGGTCCACCTGCGGGTGAGCAACTACCTCGACCGGAGCGAACCGTACGTCGGCAAGACCGATCCCGAGATCGACGAGGTGACCGAGGAACACGCTCGGCAGGCATACGAGGACGACCTGCGGGTGATCGAGGACGGCGACCCGGTGCTCGACAAGGAGGAGTTCCTGCCGGCGCTGGACCAGTGGAACCTCACCTCGAAGGTTCCCTGGACCGAGGACGGCGAGGTGCGCGGGCTGGTCGGCGTCTCGCGGAAGATCACGGAGCGCAAGCGCGCCCAGCAGGAACTCCGGCGCAAGACCGAGCGGCTCGCCGAGTTCGCAGACGTCGTCTCCACCGACATCCGGACCCCCCTGAACGTCGCGCGCGAACGCGTCGAACTGGCGAAGGCCGCAGACGAGAAACGCGCCGCGGATCCGGACGCGCGGTCGCAGGTGGATCCGGACGAACACGTCGACGAGATCGCCGACGCCGTCGACCGCGCGAACGGCATCATCGACGACGTGCTCGCACTCTCGCGACAGGACGGAAGCGAGCTCGAAACCGAGCCGCTGCGGCTGAACTCGGTCGCGCTCGCCGCGTGGCAGGACGTCGACGCGCCCGCGGCGACGCTGGAGCTGCCGGATGGCGAGCCGGTGCTGCGGGCGAACCGGGCGCAGTGCCGTCGACTGCTTGCGAACCTGTTCCAGAACGCGGTGACCCACGCGGAGGACACCGAATCGGGGGGAGAGACCGCAGCTCGGCACAACCCCGCCGTCTCGATCGTCGTCGGCGTCACCGAGGACGGGTTCGCGGTCGAAGACGACGGGCCGGGCATCCCGCCCGAAGACAGGGATCGCGTGTTCGACCCGTCCTACGCGACCGGCGAGGACGGAACCGGGTTCGGACTGACGATCGTCGAGGAGATCGCCGACGCCCACGGCTGGACGGTATCGATCGGCGAGAGCGACGAGACGGGCGCGCGCTTCGAGATCGAGGGCGTCGACTGGGACGGCGCGTCCGGGAACGGATCCTGACCCGTAGCATCCGATATCCGAACGTTTACTACGGGTAACGGCGATATGGTCAGCTAACTAACTGTAGAGGCACACGTCCGATCGTCGGAACGGACGGGAGGGATGGAGTATCCAAGGATGGACGGAGCCACCGGAGACGGCCGCCGCGTCGCGATCGACGAGACGCCGGGGACGATCTACCGGCGTCGGGGAGAGGATCGGCAGCCGATCGTCTCGGCGAGCGACGGGATCGGCGACCTGACGGGGCACGACGCCGATGCGCTGGCGAGGGAGGGGCGCGGCTGGCTCGACCTCGTCCATCCGGACGACCGGGAGGAGGTCCGCGCGGCGGTTGCCGACGCCGACGGCGAGGCGAACGAAGCGACCTACCGGATCGAACGGGCGAACGGCGACGTCCGGTTCGTTCGCGACCGGTTTCTCGCCGCGCCGGACGACCCGGCGGTGATCGAAGGGGTCGCCCTCGACGTGACCGAGACCGAACGGCGGCGGCGCGAGCTGGCCGAGGACGCCGAACTGCTGGAGGCGATCTTCGAACACGTCCCGATCCACGTCTTCGTGAAAGACTGCGAGGGACGGCACGTCCACCGGAGCGATTTCCTCGATTTCCCCGAGAACGTGATCGGCAAGCGCGACATCGACGTCGACTTCATCAACGAGGAGTCGGCGCGGGCCGCCTACGAGGACGACATGCGGGTGATCGAGGAGGGCGAGACGGTGCTCGACCAGGAGGAACACTACCCGGCGGTCGGCGAGTGGGACCTCACCTCGAAAGTGCCGCTGTACGACGAGGACGGCGAGGTCATGGGTCTGCTGGGCGCCACCCGCCGGATCACCGATCGCAAGCGCGCCGAGCAGGAGCTTCGGCGCAAGACCGAGCGGCTCGATAACTTCGCCGACGTCGTCGCAAACGACATCCGGCAGCCGCTGAGCGAGGCCCGACGCCGCGCCCGGCAGATCGACGATCCCGACGCCGACGAGGCCCACGTCGAGGCGGCCCGCGAGGCGGTCCGGCGAGCCGGCGCCGTCGTCGACGACGTGCTCGCGCTCTCCCGGGACGGCGAGCTCTCGCTCGATCCCGAACCGGTGTCGCTGCGTTCGGTTGTCGTCGACGCCTGGGAGCGCGCGGGCGACGACGAGGACGCGCTCGCGGCACCAGAGGACGTCGAACTCCGCGCCGACCGCTCGCACCTCCGGCGAGCGTTCGAGAACCTGTTCCGGCGCGGCGCCGCTCCGGTAGCCGTCGAGACGACCGACGACGGGTTCGCGGTCGAACTCGCCGGCTGGACGGACACCCCGCGAGAACGGGGGGTCGGCGACGACCCGCAGGCGGTCGACGCGGGACAACGCGGCGACGGCGCCGGGCTAGAGCTGGGACTCGTCGAGGAGATCGTCGCGGGCCACGGGTGGTCGATCCGGGCGGCGGGCGGAGCGTCCCTCGCGAACCCGACGCCCGAGAGCCCCGACGCGCCGGGCGGCAGGACGCGAATCGAGATCACCGGCGTCGAACTGAGAGAGACGACCGACGACACGGAGCGATCAGAATGACCGAGGACCGAACGCTCGACGACGTGCTCGACAGGGTTGTCGGCGCCGCGTCGGGGGCGACCTACCGGCGGCGTCGCGACGGCGACCAGCCGCTGGACGCCGACAGCGAGGGCATGCGCGAGCTGCTCGGCGTCGATCCCGAGTCGCTCGACGGGAACGACCGCGGCTGGCTCGACGTCGTCCACCCCGACGACCGCGGGGACGTTCGCGACGCCGTCGCCGATCTGGCGCCGGGCGAGCGCGTCGACGCGACCTACCGCGTCCGGCACGATGGCGGGGACCACCTCCGACGCGAGGGCGGGGAGTACCGCTGGGTCCGCGACAGAGGGACAGTCCCCGAAGACGCGCCAGACGCGCTCGAGGGCGTTCTCTTCGACGTGACCGACGAGCGAACGGAGATCGCCGACCTCGAAGACGACTCGCAGCTGCTGGACGGCATCTTCGAGAGCATCCCGGTCCACCTGTTCGTCAAAGATACCGACGGCGTCCACCTGCGGGTGAGCGACCAGCGGGAGATGGGCGAGTCGCTCGTCGGGAAAACCGACCTGGAGGTCGAGGGGAAGCACGAAGACGCCAAGCGGAGCGCCTACGAGGACGATCTGCGGGTGATCGAGACTGGCGAGCCGATCCTCGATCAGGAGGAGTACCTCTCCGAGTTCGACCAGTGGAACCTCACCTCGAAGGTGCCCCGGACGGACGACGACGGCGAGGTGGTGGGCCTGATCGGCGTCGCGCGGGACATCACCGAGCGCAAGCGCGCCGAACAGGAACTGGAGCAAAAGACCGAGCGGCTCGCCGAGTTCGCCGACGTCGTGAGCCACGACATCAAGAACCCGCTGACGGTGGCCGACGGCCGCCTCGAACTCGCCGCCGCGACCGGCGATCCCGAGCACGTCGAGGAGGTCGTCGAGGCGCTGGACCGGGCCGACGCCATCGTCGACGACGTGCTCGCGCTCTCCCGGCACGGCGACGCCGAACTCGACCGCGAGCCCGTCTCGCTGCGCGCGATCAGCCGCGGCGCCGGCCACTCGGTTTCGGCGCCCAGAGCCGACATCTCGCTACCGCCCGACGTCGAGATCGTCGCCGATCGCTCCCAGCTCCGGCGGCTGCTGGAGAACCTGTTCAAGAACGCCGTTCAGCACGGCCGTCCCGACGTCTCGATCGACGTCGTCGTCACCGACGACGGGTTCGCGGTCGAAGACGACGGTCCCGGCATCCCGCCCGAGGAGCGCGAGCGGGTGTTCGAGACGGCGTACACGACCCACGAGGACGGCACCGGGTTCGGCCTGTCGATCGTTCGGGAGGTCGCCGACGCCCACGGCTGGTCGGTGTCGGTCTGTGAGGGCAGTGCGGGGGGCGCGCGCTTCGAGATCAGCGGCGTCGAGCGCGCGGACGCCGACGATCAGAAGCCGGACGCCGATGCCGACGATCGGCATCCGGACGAGCCGGGCGCCTGAACGCGATACTCACGACGTCTCGCGCAGTTCGGACGCCAGAAACGCCGCTGCGAGCTCGCCGACGCGGTCGTGCCGGCCCACGAAGAAGTGGTCCGCCGGCAGCCGCTCGACGGCGTGGCCCAGTTCGGCGGCCCGCTCGGCGACCGGTTCCCAGTCGACCGTGTCGTCGCGCTCGCCGACGATCACTTGCGCTGGACAGTCTATCCGGTCGAGCGCGGCGACGGCGTCGAGATCCGGAGCGAGACGGGCGGTCGGCGCGAGCGCGGAGAGCGCCCGCAGGTCGAGGTCGGCGGCCGCGAGCACGGCGACCGACGCGCCGAAGCTGTAGCCGAACAGGCCGACGGCGTCGTACCGTTCCGTCGCCCACGCGACGGCGTCGCGCGCGTCGGCGCGCTCGCCGACGCCCTCGTCCCACGGGCCGTAGTCGAACCGCAGGCAGTCGACGCCCCGCTCGCCCAGCGCGTCCGCGACCGCGCGGAGGCGGGGATCCGATCGGCTGCCGCCCTGCTCCGGGTGGGGCGGGCACGCGACGACCGCGGCGTCGGGCTCGCTGCCGTTTGCACTCGCCTCGTCCAGACGACCCCGGACGTCGCGCGCGCCGGGGAGGATCACGGGTCGCGGCATCGTTCGGGGGAGTTGACCGTTCGTGGCATGGTTCAGGTGGGTTCGCGGCGGAAATATTCGATCCTCGTCGGTGGTGTTTTTACTCGCCGGGTGTTCAAGAGTTTGTATGGGAGTACTCTCGCGCGCCTCGTACGTGATCCGGTCGAAGATCAACGCCGTCCTCAACAGGTCCGAAGACCCAGCGGAGACGCTCGACTACTCCTACGAGCAGTTGCGCGACGAGCTGCAGGACGTCAAGAAGGGAATCGCCGACCTGACGACCCAGAAGAAACGTCTGGAGATGCAGAAGCGACGGCTCGAGGAGAACGTCGAGAAGCACAACGAGCAGGCACGGCAGGCCGTCTCGCAGGACCGGGAGGATCTGGCCCGCCGTGCGCTGGAGAAAAAAAAGACGAAGATGACACAGATCGAGGAGCTGGAGGGACAGATCGCCGACCTGCAGCAGACCCAGGACCAGCTCGTCGAGCAGAAGGAGACGCTCCAGCAGCGCATCGAGGAGTTCCGCACGAAAAAGGAGACGATCAAGGCCCGCCACGAGGCCGCCGAGGCCAACGCCCGCGTCTCGGAGGCCGTCACGGGCGCCGGCGACAAGTTCCAGGACGTCGGCCGCGCCATCGAGCGCGCCGAGGAAAACACCGAGGAACTGGAAGCGCGCTCGGCCGCGCTCGACGAACTGCAGGAGGAGGGCGTTCTCGAGGACCAGCTCTCGGACAAGAGCGACCTCGAACGCGAGCTCGACGACGTCACCACGCAGGGGCAGGTCGACGCCGAGCTGGAGACGCTGAAGGCCGATATGGGCGAGGAGACCGAGTCCAGCACCGACGGCGGCACCGGCGGCGAGGACGAGGAGACGTCCGCGACCGATCTGGAAGCCGAGCTCAGCGAGAGCGACGGCGGCGCGGACGTCTCGGAGGACGAGATCGAAGCCGAACTCAGCGAGCTCAAGGACAACAACGAGGACGCCTGAGCGGCCGTTCGATCGAGAGACTGACGGCGGCCGCTCGGGTCGCCGAACCACCACCCACGCTTTTGCGACGCGTCGTCGACACCTGTACGTACCGTGTCTGGACACGTCAGCGACAGGTTCGGAGCCGGCGGAGCTGACAGCAACGGGCCGAGCGCGGGGGCGCCGATCGCGTGAGCCGAGCGGACCTCGACTCGCCGCCGGCGGACACGATGCGCGAGCGGGCCGAGGCTGGGCGACTGAAGATGTGGTTCCTGCTTACGGGCAACCGGCTCGCGGTCGCCGCCGTGATTCTGCTGGTCGGGTGGACGATCCTCGTCGCGCTGGCGATCGTCGGCCCGAGTTCGATGCGCAAGCTCGTGACGACCGAGCTGGCCGGCGGGCTGTTCGGCTCGGTGCTCATCGCCGTCGTCACGACC is drawn from Natronoarchaeum mannanilyticum and contains these coding sequences:
- a CDS encoding PAS domain S-box protein is translated as MDGATGDGRRVAIDETPGTIYRRRGEDRQPIVSASDGIGDLTGHDADALAREGRGWLDLVHPDDREEVRAAVADADGEANEATYRIERANGDVRFVRDRFLAAPDDPAVIEGVALDVTETERRRRELAEDAELLEAIFEHVPIHVFVKDCEGRHVHRSDFLDFPENVIGKRDIDVDFINEESARAAYEDDMRVIEEGETVLDQEEHYPAVGEWDLTSKVPLYDEDGEVMGLLGATRRITDRKRAEQELRRKTERLDNFADVVANDIRQPLSEARRRARQIDDPDADEAHVEAAREAVRRAGAVVDDVLALSRDGELSLDPEPVSLRSVVVDAWERAGDDEDALAAPEDVELRADRSHLRRAFENLFRRGAAPVAVETTDDGFAVELAGWTDTPRERGVGDDPQAVDAGQRGDGAGLELGLVEEIVAGHGWSIRAAGGASLANPTPESPDAPGGRTRIEITGVELRETTDDTERSE
- a CDS encoding PAS domain-containing sensor histidine kinase; the encoded protein is MTEDRTLDDVLDRVVGAASGATYRRRRDGDQPLDADSEGMRELLGVDPESLDGNDRGWLDVVHPDDRGDVRDAVADLAPGERVDATYRVRHDGGDHLRREGGEYRWVRDRGTVPEDAPDALEGVLFDVTDERTEIADLEDDSQLLDGIFESIPVHLFVKDTDGVHLRVSDQREMGESLVGKTDLEVEGKHEDAKRSAYEDDLRVIETGEPILDQEEYLSEFDQWNLTSKVPRTDDDGEVVGLIGVARDITERKRAEQELEQKTERLAEFADVVSHDIKNPLTVADGRLELAAATGDPEHVEEVVEALDRADAIVDDVLALSRHGDAELDREPVSLRAISRGAGHSVSAPRADISLPPDVEIVADRSQLRRLLENLFKNAVQHGRPDVSIDVVVTDDGFAVEDDGPGIPPEERERVFETAYTTHEDGTGFGLSIVREVADAHGWSVSVCEGSAGGARFEISGVERADADDQKPDADADDRHPDEPGA
- a CDS encoding alpha/beta hydrolase, producing the protein MPRPVILPGARDVRGRLDEASANGSEPDAAVVACPPHPEQGGSRSDPRLRAVADALGERGVDCLRFDYGPWDEGVGERADARDAVAWATERYDAVGLFGYSFGASVAVLAAADLDLRALSALAPTARLAPDLDAVAALDRIDCPAQVIVGERDDTVDWEPVAERAAELGHAVERLPADHFFVGRHDRVGELAAAFLASELRETS
- a CDS encoding PAS domain-containing sensor histidine kinase; protein product: MTGEPPIESVLDSVVAATPGGAYRRRRDGDQPLLDADDGLAALTGWDADELAGEGGGWLELVAIDDRDRLRDAVAAADPGEGVELTYRVRRPDGELRRVQDRMRVSGDDPTVIEGVLLDETERFGDRWLSDAASDDGTDGQTDADDRAVAEPESDAGSETAASRASASDQATPRSVTRARRDAALLDAILEAIPVHLYVKDDDAVHLRVSNYLDRSEPYVGKTDPEIDEVTEEHARQAYEDDLRVIEDGDPVLDKEEFLPALDQWNLTSKVPWTEDGEVRGLVGVSRKITERKRAQQELRRKTERLAEFADVVSTDIRTPLNVARERVELAKAADEKRAADPDARSQVDPDEHVDEIADAVDRANGIIDDVLALSRQDGSELETEPLRLNSVALAAWQDVDAPAATLELPDGEPVLRANRAQCRRLLANLFQNAVTHAEDTESGGETAARHNPAVSIVVGVTEDGFAVEDDGPGIPPEDRDRVFDPSYATGEDGTGFGLTIVEEIADAHGWTVSIGESDETGARFEIEGVDWDGASGNGS
- a CDS encoding PspA/IM30 family protein; its protein translation is MGVLSRASYVIRSKINAVLNRSEDPAETLDYSYEQLRDELQDVKKGIADLTTQKKRLEMQKRRLEENVEKHNEQARQAVSQDREDLARRALEKKKTKMTQIEELEGQIADLQQTQDQLVEQKETLQQRIEEFRTKKETIKARHEAAEANARVSEAVTGAGDKFQDVGRAIERAEENTEELEARSAALDELQEEGVLEDQLSDKSDLERELDDVTTQGQVDAELETLKADMGEETESSTDGGTGGEDEETSATDLEAELSESDGGADVSEDEIEAELSELKDNNEDA